The genomic segment GCCGGTATCGGCGGATAAACAACTCCGCCTTGCCGATGGCGTGGTGACCACTGCGTCCCGGACGATACCCGTAACTCGACGGGTGGAAATCCGGCTCGAAGATCGGTTCGATAATACGGCGCAGCGCCTGTTGCACAACCCGGTCCCGAACCGTCGGAATGCCCAGCAGACGCTCACCGCCGTCATCCTTGGCGATGGCTACGCGTCTGACTGGCTGCGCCCGATAGCGCTTTTCCTTCAGCTCGAGCAACAGGCACGACAGCTCCACCTCCAGATTCGCCTCAAACCCACTCAGGCTCTGCCCATCGATTCCGGCCGCGCCCTTGTTGCGTTTGATGTGTCTGAAGGCTTCATACAGGCGCTGTTTTGACAGCAATTGCCCGTACAGACTGTAGTATTTCCTCATGCCTGCTCATCTCCGCGATGACGGCTTCGAGGGTTGGCTTGGCTGCCGGTGTGTTTCAAGCGATCCGCCCGGGTGCTAGCGCTCAGGCAATCTGCCGCCACGGTATCGCTCTACTCCCTTGTTCGGAGAACACCAGAGCCACTGCGTTCCCGCAGTACCCCAGTGCACGTCCCTGCCCCGTCGGGCAGCTTGTGAACACAGCGTCCACCTCTCACTCGTCGTCCGTCATTCTCGTTAATGACTTCCGCCCTTCGCATCCGATCAGAGCTTTTGACCCTGACCGGTCCGCTGAACCTCCGTCAGCGGTCATTCCGGTTTTATCCTCCACGCTGTTACCAGGCTTCTCAGGCCGGAACTTCCTCACTACTACGGCTTCATCTGCCACCTCGCACCAACTGCGGCCTCGGCTTTCACCTTGCGCCACAGCCTCCGACAACGCCGGATTCGGTGTCAGGCTTCCCCGGTTACTGCACCGGCTCCCTGTTAACGATGCCACCCTCAAACACAGCCCAGGTCTGACTGAGTATCGGGCGTCGCGTTATTTCGCACGCTGGCCCACCTGACCTGCCGAAGCAGGTTCACTTGCGTTGTGTACCGTTAACTTCCTATGGCTTCCTTCAGACCCCACCGTTGGCCAGTGACGCCCTTGCCAGTCGGATTGTCTTCCCCTCAGTCGGGGTGACGCCATCTTCTTTCAGATGGCCGGGTTTGCCGGCTTCGCCGGGCAAACGAAAAAGGCCCCACATCGGGGCCTTTTTTGTTGGTTACGGGGCTCAGTAAGCGCCGCGAATCAGATCAATCCCCGGCTTCAGCACGTCCCGCCAGGCTTCCCTCAGCTCCGGTGTGTATTCCGGGTCGTGTACCCGAACCGTTTTCAGCAGGGCTTCTTCCCACAAACCGTACCACTCGGGCTGAATGTTGTAGTTGTGGCGGTTATGGCTCTGGCCAAGGTCCTTCAATTTGCGGTCTGACATGCCCCGGGCCACCAGGATGATCTGCATCACTCCGTTGCGCAGCAGGTGGCGCTGGGCAGACATATCGGTATCAACAAACCGGTTGCGGATGGCGTCGGAACTGGACATGAAGAAGTCGTAGAAATCGACGAAGAATTCATCTTTCCGGCAGCAGCGGCCATAGCTCTGAAATACGAGATCCGTGGGAGTCATTTGCAATCTGTGTCCTTGATCAACGGTGGGATTGTCATTAAAGGCCACGGATTCTAAGCAAGCGAACAGGTTTTTCTATAGCGATATGTAACAACTGACGCCGACCGCGACAATTTGACGCTTCAAGGCTCCGAGTTGCTGAACCACCACTTCGGTAACAGGTTGCGCACCTGCCCCTGCAGGAACCGGTCATCAATCAGCCAGATCACGCCCCGGTCGTCCGGCGTGCGAATCACCCGGCCGGCGGCCTGGGCCACTTTCTGCAGGCCGGGGATCAGGTAGGTGTAGTTGTAGCCTTCACCAAAGCGTTGCTGCAGGCGGTCTTTTAGGATTTCGTGCCAGGGGTCGAAGGGCGGCAGGCCGAGGGTGGCCACGAAGGCACCGATCAGCTGGTCGCCAGGCAGGTCGATGCCTTCGCTGAACACGCCGCCGAGTACTGCAAAGGCGACACTGCCTTCGGGCTTCTGGAACTCTGCCAGAAACTGCCTGCGTTGGTCCGGGCTCATGCCCGGCTGTTGGGAGCGCTGGGGGATGTCCGGGGCTTGGTTCGCCAGCGTATCGCTCACTTCTTTGGCGTATTTGAAGCTGCTGAAGAACGCCAGGTAATGGCCTGGCCGCCCCCGGTACTGTTTGGCGATCAGTTCGGCGATGGGTTGCAGGCTGGCCTGCCGATGCACCTGTCGGGTGCTGATGCCGGGGGTAAACTGCACCTGCAATTGCTCGGCGCTGAACGGGCTGGGCAGGGTGGTGAAGCGGGCGTCTTCCGGCAGGCCGAGTAAATCCCGGTAATAGACGCCCGGGCTGAGGGTAGCGGAGAACAGCAGTACCGAGTGGGCCGATTTGAAGCGCTCAGTGAGGAAATCCGCCGGGATCAGGTTCTGGATGGTCAGGCTGGCCCGGCCTCGGCCGCTGCGCTGAAATTCACACAGGGAATGGTCACCGAAGCTGTCTGCCAGTTTCATAAAGGCCACGCTTTCGAACATTACTTCCTGCAGGGCCAGGTCCGGCGGGTTGTCAGCCAGGTAGTCAGTGATCACCGAGACCAAGGCCTGCAATGCGCCCAGCAGTTGCGGCGGCAGTGTGGCCAGGAACACCGGTTGCGCCTGTTCGCCATGGTCCCGGATTAGAGCCTGCCAAGCTCGGGCGGTGCGGTCCAGGGCCGATTTCACCAGTTTCGGCGCGGTCTTCTTCAGTTTCAGTAAGCGCTGTTGCTCCAACTGCACCGAATACATGCCCCGGGCACGATCCACCAGGTTGTGGGCTTCGTCCACCAAAACGCTGGCCCGCCAGTTGTTCTGGCGAGTAAGGCCGTGCAACAGGGCAGACTGGTCGAACAGCCGGTTCACATCGCCAATTACCAGGTCACTCCATCGGGCCATTTCCTGGGCCAGAAAATACGGGCAAATGTCGTGACCTGCGGCGATTTCCGCCAAATTATCCTGTTTTAATGGCTCTTTGCTTTGCACCGCCTCGGCCCGGGCATCCGGCAGGCGGTCGAAAAAGCCCTTTGCCAGGGGGCAGGACTCGCCGTGGCAGGCTTTGTCCGGGTGTTCGCAGGCGTCGTCTTTTGAGACCAGTTCCAGGGTTCGCAACGGCCAGGGCTGCAGCTCATTCTGGGCGTGTCGCAACTTATCCACAGCATCCAGCACCAGTTGCCGGGCGGTGTTGCGACAGGTGAGGTAGAACAGCCGGTCCTGCCGCGCCGCGGGCATCGCCATCAGGGCGGGGAACAGGGTGCCCAGGGTTTTGCCCAGGCCGGTGGGCGCTTCCAGCAGCAAGGTGCCGGCTTTCACTGAATTCTTGTACACCGTCTCCGCCAGTTGCCGTTGCCGGGGGCGAAAATCCGGGAAAGGGAAAGTGAGATTGGCCAGCAGGGCGTCGCGCTGCTCCCGGTGGTGTTCTTCCTGCTCGGCCCAGGCCTTGTAAAGGCCACACAGGGTTTCCAGTTCCTGCCAGAGCTCATCCGCCTTGGCGGTTTCGGTGAGCACGGTTTCCTTGTCCCGGCCGGTGTCGTAATACACCAGCGCCAGTTCCACGCTTTTACGGTTTTCCTGCCGGCACAGCAGGGCACCGTAGGCCCGCAACTGGGCCCTGTGCAGGGCGCGCTGGTGGGGGCGAATTCGGGACACATCGCCCCGGTGGGTTTTGATTTCTTCCAGCCGGTTCTTGTGCGGATGGTAGCCATCGGCCCGGCCGGAAAGCTCTAGCTCCATGCAGTTACCGGTAAGTGAATACTCGCTTTTATAGCCATAACCGCGTTTTGCCTGGATAGCCTGATGGCCAGCAATGCCCTCCTCGGCACTTGGGGCCGGGGTGTAGCGGAAGTCCAAATCACCGTGGCGGGCAGCGAACTCACACAGGGTTCGGACGGCGACTTTCACGAGCTTGCCTCATCGTCCTGCCAACGCACATAACAGACGCTGGCCGGAATGCCCTGTTGGGCGAAGAACTGAAGCCAGCGCACCTGGTGGTCCTGCAGGCGGTCGCCGGGGCCTTTTACCTCGATCATTTCATAGCGTTGTTCGGGTTGCCCGGCGTCCGGTACCAGCCGGATCAGGTCGGGGAAGCCGCTGCGGTGTTCCTTGATGTTGTTGAGCAGGCGGCGGAACAGGACCTCCAGGTGGCCCGGGGGAATGCAGTGCAGGGCCAGCTCCAACAGCTCTTCATCGAGTACCGGCCAGAACACGAAGGGATTGGCGATGCCTTGCTTGGTCTGAAAGGCGTCGAGAATGTCCCGGCGATAGGCGCCGGTTTCCAGCAAACGGAAACGTTGCTCGAACGCCTGCTGGCGCCGGGCCACAAAATCTTCCCGGGTCAGGTCTGCCGGGCCAATGTGGAAAGGGTGGAAGAAAGCGCCGGGCAGGGGCTTGAAGATCACCGGCCAGCACAGAAGCCCGAACAGGGCGTTGATCAATGTGTTTTCCACATAGAACACCGGGGCCTCATCGGTGCCCAAATGTTGCAGCGCTGCCAGCTCTACCGTACCCGTGTCAGGCTTCGGCAATGTGAGGGTGAATTCCTGCAGTGGGGGGTTATTCACAGGCTCGGGTTTGTCCGCCCCCACCTTGGGCGCCAGCCGTTTCAGCAGGCGGGCCAGGCCCTGGGCTTCGGCATCGCTCAGCTCGGCCGTCTGCCATTGGCTGGCAATGGCCCAGGCTTGCTCAAAACGCTTCATCCGCTCCAGCAGTCGTAGCTGTTTCAGCCGCGCTTCCCGATGGCCGCTGTTTTCCCAGGCCGTCAGTGCCAGTTCCCGTTCACCCTGGCGCTCCGCCTGCCGGCCCAGCTCCAGCAACAACCGGTCCCGGCGGCTGGTAAGCCAGGGGTTATCCACAGGGCCGGGGACATCGGGCCAGACGTCCGCCGCCGGTTCGCCGTTGTCGAGCCGTTCCCGGCATTCATGCATCCGCAGGTAACAATCCACCTCTGCCCGCTGCTGGAAGGCCCGGGATTCCGGGGTGAAGGGCACCGGCTCAAATTGCTGGACGCCCAGTTCCACCAGCACAAAGTCGGTCCAGCTCTGGCGCAGGTTGCCGAAGAACATGAGGCGGATACGGTCGAACAGGGCCATGTCCTGGAGCTGTACGACGCCCGAAGCGTCACCGGCATCGCGCAGCCATTCCTGCAAGGGCCTTGGCGCACTGAATGGTTCCGCCACCAGCTCGAGCATTTGAGCCTTTCCCAGGGTTTTCGGATGGCCCTGTTGTTGCAGCCAATCGGCGAATACCGGCCTTAGTTCCGCCAGGGTAAACAGCCGGAACAACTCCTCCAGGCTCAGATCCGGACTGTTATCCAGCCAGCCCTCCTGTATCAATAACGCGAGTGCCTCGGCCTCCGGCACCTGGAGTTCCGGGTAGCGCAGCTTGTCGGCCCGAAACAGCTCGCCGGTGCGCATCACCATGCGCGTCAGTAACGCCCTCGCGCCGGTCGCCAGGTTGGCAAACGCCGCCAGCCGGTTTCGCTCCCGTTCGGTCAACAGATCTGCGTGATGGTCGGCCACCCAGGACACGATGGTGTCCATATTGCTGAGGTAATACAGGGGGTCTTCAAGGTTTGCTGTTTGCGGGCGCTGGCCCGTGAATTCTGTCGTCATAGGGCTGGAACTTTAATCCATGCACAAAAATTAATCATCACACGCCTTGCCAACCCCTCTAATGATAACTATTATCATTTGCATCAAGACAAGGAGGACGCCATGAAATTTCTCTGCCCGCGCCATCGCCAAATGTTTGCCCGACTCTCCATCAACGAACAGAACGATCTATGGCTGTTCTGGATGGAA from the Marinobacter sp. LQ44 genome contains:
- a CDS encoding globin domain-containing protein, giving the protein MTPTDLVFQSYGRCCRKDEFFVDFYDFFMSSSDAIRNRFVDTDMSAQRHLLRNGVMQIILVARGMSDRKLKDLGQSHNRHNYNIQPEWYGLWEEALLKTVRVHDPEYTPELREAWRDVLKPGIDLIRGAY
- a CDS encoding VRR-NUC domain-containing protein, coding for MTTEFTGQRPQTANLEDPLYYLSNMDTIVSWVADHHADLLTERERNRLAAFANLATGARALLTRMVMRTGELFRADKLRYPELQVPEAEALALLIQEGWLDNSPDLSLEELFRLFTLAELRPVFADWLQQQGHPKTLGKAQMLELVAEPFSAPRPLQEWLRDAGDASGVVQLQDMALFDRIRLMFFGNLRQSWTDFVLVELGVQQFEPVPFTPESRAFQQRAEVDCYLRMHECRERLDNGEPAADVWPDVPGPVDNPWLTSRRDRLLLELGRQAERQGERELALTAWENSGHREARLKQLRLLERMKRFEQAWAIASQWQTAELSDAEAQGLARLLKRLAPKVGADKPEPVNNPPLQEFTLTLPKPDTGTVELAALQHLGTDEAPVFYVENTLINALFGLLCWPVIFKPLPGAFFHPFHIGPADLTREDFVARRQQAFEQRFRLLETGAYRRDILDAFQTKQGIANPFVFWPVLDEELLELALHCIPPGHLEVLFRRLLNNIKEHRSGFPDLIRLVPDAGQPEQRYEMIEVKGPGDRLQDHQVRWLQFFAQQGIPASVCYVRWQDDEASS
- a CDS encoding ATP-dependent DNA helicase encodes the protein MKVAVRTLCEFAARHGDLDFRYTPAPSAEEGIAGHQAIQAKRGYGYKSEYSLTGNCMELELSGRADGYHPHKNRLEEIKTHRGDVSRIRPHQRALHRAQLRAYGALLCRQENRKSVELALVYYDTGRDKETVLTETAKADELWQELETLCGLYKAWAEQEEHHREQRDALLANLTFPFPDFRPRQRQLAETVYKNSVKAGTLLLEAPTGLGKTLGTLFPALMAMPAARQDRLFYLTCRNTARQLVLDAVDKLRHAQNELQPWPLRTLELVSKDDACEHPDKACHGESCPLAKGFFDRLPDARAEAVQSKEPLKQDNLAEIAAGHDICPYFLAQEMARWSDLVIGDVNRLFDQSALLHGLTRQNNWRASVLVDEAHNLVDRARGMYSVQLEQQRLLKLKKTAPKLVKSALDRTARAWQALIRDHGEQAQPVFLATLPPQLLGALQALVSVITDYLADNPPDLALQEVMFESVAFMKLADSFGDHSLCEFQRSGRGRASLTIQNLIPADFLTERFKSAHSVLLFSATLSPGVYYRDLLGLPEDARFTTLPSPFSAEQLQVQFTPGISTRQVHRQASLQPIAELIAKQYRGRPGHYLAFFSSFKYAKEVSDTLANQAPDIPQRSQQPGMSPDQRRQFLAEFQKPEGSVAFAVLGGVFSEGIDLPGDQLIGAFVATLGLPPFDPWHEILKDRLQQRFGEGYNYTYLIPGLQKVAQAAGRVIRTPDDRGVIWLIDDRFLQGQVRNLLPKWWFSNSEP